In the Pseudonocardia cypriaca genome, one interval contains:
- a CDS encoding type II toxin-antitoxin system VapC family toxin translates to MSEGTEKGTIVDSDVLLDVFTQDPKWRQWSSDRLAEALEQGPVLINQIVYGEVSLRFSAIEALDAALGPDRFIRANVPWPAAFLAARCFQTYRKRGGTRTSTLPDFLIGAHAAVLGLTLLTRDATRYRTYFPGVRLMAPGGA, encoded by the coding sequence GTGAGTGAGGGCACGGAGAAGGGCACCATCGTCGACTCGGACGTCCTGCTCGACGTCTTCACCCAGGACCCGAAGTGGAGGCAGTGGTCCTCCGACCGGCTTGCGGAAGCGCTCGAACAAGGGCCGGTGCTGATCAATCAGATCGTCTACGGCGAGGTCTCGCTGCGGTTCTCCGCCATCGAGGCCCTGGACGCGGCGCTCGGTCCCGACCGCTTCATCCGAGCGAACGTGCCGTGGCCCGCCGCGTTCCTCGCGGCCAGGTGCTTCCAGACCTATCGCAAGCGCGGCGGCACGCGGACCTCCACGCTCCCGGACTTCCTCATCGGCGCGCACGCCGCCGTGCTCGGCCTGACGCTGCTCACCCGCGACGCCACCCGGTACCGGACGTACTTTCCCGGTGTCCGGCTCATGGCGCCCGGAGGCGCCTGA
- a CDS encoding GNAT family N-acetyltransferase yields MVIDLPHGLQARPMQAADAARWAALLEAVEEVDRRDEHYDADDCAEELADPELDLERDTLLVLDADDRAVAYQAARLRSGPPLGPRLIVDAAVHPAHRRRGIGTALMAAVHRRADALGAAVVVRLSESGAGGIAFAERAGMRPVRWWSDLVRDLAVPVRPVPPPPGITVVPLGPPYAAVRWDEPLRRAHNSAFADHWGSAAVGPTAWAYQRTGSRSFRPGCSVAALTGDGSIAGYVMSYESAADTSRTGVRDLYVGTVGTLPAHRGRGIAGVLLGHVLRAAVEQGYATASLTVDAENPTGALGVYERAGFEPYRREVTYLRPGQSSSGGANRASASMDGTV; encoded by the coding sequence GTGGTGATCGATCTGCCCCACGGCCTGCAGGCCCGCCCGATGCAGGCCGCCGACGCGGCGCGGTGGGCTGCGTTGCTGGAGGCCGTCGAGGAGGTCGACCGCCGCGACGAGCACTACGACGCCGACGACTGCGCCGAGGAGCTCGCCGACCCGGAGCTCGACCTGGAGCGGGACACCCTCCTCGTGCTCGACGCGGACGACCGGGCGGTGGCCTACCAGGCGGCCCGCCTGCGCAGCGGCCCGCCGCTCGGCCCGCGGCTCATCGTCGACGCGGCCGTGCACCCGGCGCACCGGAGGCGGGGGATCGGCACCGCTCTGATGGCCGCCGTGCACCGGCGTGCCGACGCGCTGGGTGCCGCGGTCGTCGTGCGGCTGAGCGAGTCCGGGGCAGGTGGGATCGCATTCGCCGAGCGCGCCGGGATGCGGCCGGTGCGGTGGTGGTCGGACCTGGTCCGCGACCTCGCCGTGCCGGTGCGCCCGGTCCCGCCACCGCCCGGTATCACGGTGGTGCCGCTCGGCCCGCCGTACGCCGCGGTGCGCTGGGACGAGCCGCTGCGCCGCGCGCACAACAGCGCGTTCGCGGACCACTGGGGATCGGCGGCGGTCGGCCCCACGGCGTGGGCGTACCAGCGCACGGGAAGCCGCTCCTTCCGCCCCGGTTGCTCGGTGGCCGCCCTCACCGGGGACGGTTCCATCGCCGGCTACGTCATGAGCTACGAGTCCGCCGCGGACACCTCCCGCACCGGCGTTCGCGATCTCTACGTCGGAACCGTCGGCACGCTTCCCGCGCACCGCGGGCGCGGGATCGCCGGGGTCCTGCTCGGGCACGTGCTGCGCGCCGCCGTCGAGCAGGGCTACGCGACCGCCTCGCTCACGGTGGACGCGGAGAACCCCACCGGTGCGCTCGGGGTGTACGAGCGGGCCGGGTTCGAGCCGTACCGCCGCGAGGTGACCTACCTCCGGCCCGGTCAGTCCTCTTCGGGTGGTGCGAACCGGGCAAGCGCCTCGATGGACGGCACCGTGTAG
- a CDS encoding PaaX family transcriptional regulator, with product MSTAADTDHPALSRRRELGATSARSLLLTVLGEFVLPRDHPVWTQVLIDVLGGLGVEPKSARQALARTAAEGLLASDRAGRRVRWTLSEQGRRLLSDGAARIYGFGAPVPRWDGRWLVLLVSVPEARRQLRHRLRTRLAWAGLGSPAPGVWLTPDPRKQDEVAEVIAELGLTAVTSSFVGPFGAIGAERQVVEQAWDLAEVETAYEEFLDSFADTTPAEPADVLVHQILLVHAWRRFPFLDPKLPPELLPEEWAGARAAALFDTLHARWGGEAQRHWQEMVGTLG from the coding sequence ATGAGCACCGCCGCCGACACCGATCACCCGGCGCTCTCCCGGCGCCGCGAGCTCGGCGCCACGAGCGCCCGCTCGCTGCTCCTCACCGTGCTCGGCGAGTTCGTCCTCCCCCGCGACCACCCGGTGTGGACCCAGGTGCTCATCGACGTCCTGGGCGGGCTCGGCGTGGAGCCGAAGTCCGCCCGCCAGGCACTCGCCCGCACCGCCGCCGAGGGCCTGCTCGCGTCCGACCGCGCCGGCCGCCGCGTCCGCTGGACGCTCAGCGAGCAGGGCCGCAGGCTGCTCTCCGACGGCGCCGCCCGGATCTACGGCTTCGGCGCGCCCGTGCCGCGGTGGGACGGGCGCTGGCTGGTGCTGCTCGTCAGCGTGCCCGAGGCCCGCCGCCAGCTGCGGCACCGGTTGCGCACCCGGCTGGCATGGGCCGGCCTCGGGTCACCCGCCCCCGGCGTGTGGCTCACCCCGGACCCGCGCAAGCAGGACGAGGTGGCAGAGGTGATCGCCGAGCTCGGGCTCACCGCCGTGACGAGCTCGTTCGTCGGCCCGTTCGGCGCGATCGGTGCGGAGCGGCAGGTGGTGGAGCAGGCCTGGGACCTCGCCGAGGTGGAGACGGCCTACGAGGAGTTCCTCGACAGCTTCGCCGACACCACGCCGGCGGAGCCCGCCGACGTGCTCGTCCACCAGATCCTCCTGGTGCACGCGTGGCGCCGCTTCCCGTTCCTGGACCCCAAGCTGCCCCCCGAGCTGCTGCCCGAGGAGTGGGCGGGCGCCCGCGCCGCCGCTCTCTTCGACACCCTGCACGCCCGCTGGGGCGGGGAGGCCCAGCGGCACTGGCAGGAGATGGTCGGCACGCTCGGCTGA
- a CDS encoding glycosyltransferase family 4 protein gives MRVLLDCRYVRTGRHDGISRYTVGLACALAELHPGVELLVSDERQLAALPDLPWHRVSAPTSVLEPIVARQVRRIGADVVFSPMQTMGSWGRDYALVLTLHDLIYYRNRTPPPEFALPIRLLWRLFHLAWWPQRLLLNRADAVVTVSETTAAAIAEHRLTRRPVTVVPNAPDPVPDLPRAPRTGALVYMGSFMPYKNVGTLAGAMPALPNHELHLMSRIGPDERARLTALAPGGNLVFHDGASDETYRDVLRGATALVSASRDEGFGIPLVEAMALGTPLVVSDIPVFREVGGDAATYVDPDDVHGFVQAVKELQDPAVWEHRSAAARAQAARYSWEASARILLALLERVAGSRR, from the coding sequence ATGAGGGTCCTGCTCGACTGCCGCTACGTGCGCACCGGCCGGCACGACGGCATCAGCCGCTACACGGTCGGCCTGGCCTGCGCGCTCGCCGAGCTCCACCCGGGCGTCGAGCTGCTGGTGAGCGACGAGCGCCAGCTCGCCGCGCTGCCGGACCTGCCGTGGCACCGGGTGAGCGCGCCGACGAGCGTCCTGGAGCCCATCGTCGCGCGGCAGGTGCGCCGGATCGGGGCCGACGTGGTGTTCTCCCCGATGCAGACGATGGGCAGCTGGGGCCGGGACTACGCGCTGGTCCTCACGCTGCACGACCTCATCTACTACCGCAACCGCACCCCGCCCCCGGAGTTCGCGCTGCCGATCCGCCTGCTGTGGCGGCTGTTCCACCTCGCGTGGTGGCCGCAGCGGCTGCTGCTGAACCGCGCCGACGCCGTCGTCACGGTGTCGGAGACGACCGCGGCGGCGATCGCCGAGCACCGGCTGACCCGCCGCCCCGTCACCGTGGTGCCGAACGCGCCCGACCCGGTGCCGGACCTCCCGCGGGCCCCGCGCACCGGGGCACTGGTCTACATGGGCTCGTTCATGCCCTACAAGAACGTGGGCACCCTGGCGGGCGCGATGCCGGCGCTCCCCAACCACGAGCTGCACCTGATGAGCCGGATCGGCCCGGACGAGCGCGCCCGGCTCACCGCGCTCGCGCCGGGCGGGAACCTCGTCTTCCACGACGGCGCGAGCGACGAGACCTACCGCGACGTGCTGCGCGGCGCCACCGCCCTCGTCTCCGCCTCCCGCGACGAGGGCTTCGGCATCCCGCTGGTCGAGGCGATGGCGCTCGGCACGCCGCTCGTGGTCAGCGACATCCCGGTGTTCCGCGAGGTCGGCGGCGACGCGGCGACCTACGTCGACCCCGACGACGTGCACGGCTTCGTACAGGCGGTGAAGGAGCTCCAGGACCCGGCCGTCTGGGAACACCGTTCGGCGGCCGCGCGGGCGCAGGCGGCGCGCTACAGCTGGGAGGCCTCGGCCCGGATCCTGCTGGCCCTGTTGGAACGGGTGGCGGGCTCCCGCCGCTGA
- a CDS encoding SulP family inorganic anion transporter — protein MTTSLPRPAQHAPPRRRDAVRADVLASLVVFLVAVPLSLGIALASGAPLMAGLIAAVVGGVVVGLLGGSPLQVSGPAAGLTVVVAELVTRFGWQATCLITVGAGLLQIAFGYARIARYSQAIPPGVVHGMLAGIGITIALSQAHVVVGGSPPTGAMAALTELPAQVAELRPGAVLIGAATIALLLLWPRLPHRVRVLPGALVAVIAATALAVALPDVPRVDLPGNLLEAITLPTLLPDLPWLGIGAGMLTIALIASVESLLSAVAVDRMQQTGPRTDPDRELIGQGAANTISGLLGGLPVTGVIVRSATNVKSGARTRASAVLHGVWVAVFGIVLVGVVELIPLAALAGLLVVVGLQLVKPEQIRAARSHGELVVYLGTVAGVLALNLLAGVAIGLVLAGLVMLRRAVRARVRVVEPDGAAPWRVVVEGTLSFLSVPALSRTLATVPAGEPVRVELVVDYLDHAAFDHLDAWTARQRATGADVVVTEPGARRRGDRPRHGYGTWSQWQMAPGQEVDHTPHAPLLAGVAAYHADAAELIRPTLEKLAHGQAPKGLLLCCADSRVQPNLITRSGPGDLFTVQNVGNLVAGTSMRAALHYAREILRVPLIAVCGHSGCGAMRGLLDGARQPGDPLGDWLASGAPSLEALRGGHPVGRAALAAGYSEVDALAMVNVAQQLAALREHGVDAALVGLFFDIPTARVLVLDEDAQEFRRPD, from the coding sequence ATGACCACCTCCCTGCCCCGTCCCGCCCAGCACGCCCCGCCGCGGCGCCGCGACGCGGTGCGCGCCGACGTGCTCGCCTCGCTCGTCGTCTTCCTCGTCGCCGTACCGCTGTCGCTCGGCATCGCACTCGCCTCGGGCGCGCCGCTCATGGCCGGGCTGATCGCCGCGGTCGTCGGGGGCGTGGTCGTCGGCCTGCTCGGCGGCTCCCCGCTGCAGGTCAGCGGGCCCGCGGCCGGGCTGACCGTCGTGGTGGCCGAGCTCGTCACCCGCTTCGGCTGGCAGGCCACGTGCCTGATCACCGTAGGCGCGGGGCTGCTGCAGATCGCGTTCGGCTACGCCCGGATCGCGCGGTACAGCCAGGCGATCCCGCCGGGCGTCGTGCACGGCATGCTCGCCGGGATCGGCATCACGATCGCCCTCTCGCAGGCGCACGTCGTGGTCGGCGGGAGCCCGCCCACCGGGGCGATGGCTGCGCTGACCGAGCTGCCGGCCCAGGTGGCGGAGCTCCGGCCGGGCGCCGTGCTGATCGGCGCCGCCACGATCGCGCTGCTCCTGCTGTGGCCCCGGCTCCCCCACCGGGTGCGCGTGCTCCCGGGCGCGCTCGTCGCCGTCATCGCCGCCACCGCGCTCGCCGTCGCGCTGCCCGATGTCCCGCGCGTCGACCTGCCGGGCAACCTGCTCGAGGCGATCACGCTCCCGACGCTGCTGCCGGACCTGCCCTGGCTGGGCATCGGGGCCGGCATGCTCACGATCGCGCTGATCGCGAGCGTGGAGAGCCTGCTGTCCGCCGTCGCCGTCGACCGCATGCAGCAGACGGGCCCGCGGACCGACCCGGACCGCGAGCTGATCGGCCAGGGCGCCGCCAACACGATCTCCGGCCTGCTGGGCGGGCTGCCCGTCACCGGTGTGATCGTGCGCAGCGCCACCAACGTCAAGTCCGGGGCGCGCACCCGTGCGTCGGCCGTGCTGCACGGCGTCTGGGTCGCGGTGTTCGGCATCGTGCTGGTGGGCGTCGTCGAGCTGATCCCGCTCGCCGCGCTCGCGGGCCTGCTCGTGGTCGTCGGGCTGCAGCTGGTGAAGCCCGAGCAGATCCGGGCCGCCCGCTCGCACGGGGAGCTGGTCGTCTACCTCGGCACGGTCGCGGGCGTGCTCGCGCTGAACCTCCTCGCAGGGGTCGCGATCGGCCTCGTGCTGGCCGGCCTCGTGATGCTGCGCCGCGCGGTGCGTGCCCGCGTCCGGGTCGTCGAGCCGGACGGCGCCGCACCCTGGCGGGTCGTCGTCGAGGGCACGCTGAGCTTCCTGTCGGTGCCCGCGCTCTCCCGCACGCTCGCCACGGTGCCGGCGGGCGAGCCGGTGCGCGTCGAGCTCGTCGTCGACTACCTCGACCACGCCGCGTTCGACCACCTGGACGCCTGGACGGCCCGCCAGCGGGCGACCGGCGCCGACGTCGTCGTGACCGAGCCGGGGGCGCGCCGACGGGGTGACCGCCCGCGCCACGGGTACGGGACGTGGTCGCAGTGGCAAATGGCACCGGGGCAAGAGGTCGACCACACCCCCCACGCGCCGCTCCTCGCAGGCGTCGCCGCGTACCACGCGGACGCGGCCGAGCTGATCCGCCCGACCCTGGAGAAGCTCGCACACGGCCAGGCGCCGAAGGGGCTGCTGCTGTGCTGCGCGGACTCGCGCGTGCAGCCCAACCTGATCACCCGCAGCGGACCGGGCGACCTGTTCACGGTGCAGAACGTCGGCAACCTGGTGGCCGGGACGTCGATGCGCGCCGCGCTGCACTACGCCAGGGAGATACTGCGCGTCCCGCTGATCGCCGTGTGCGGGCACTCCGGCTGCGGGGCGATGCGCGGGCTGCTCGACGGAGCGCGGCAGCCGGGCGACCCGCTCGGCGACTGGCTCGCCTCGGGCGCCCCCAGCCTGGAGGCGCTGCGCGGCGGGCATCCCGTCGGACGGGCCGCGCTCGCCGCCGGGTACAGCGAGGTCGACGCGCTGGCCATGGTGAACGTCGCGCAGCAGCTCGCGGCGCTGCGGGAGCACGGGGTCGACGCGGCACTGGTCGGGCTGTTCTTCGACATCCCGACGGCGCGGGTGCTCGTGCTCGACGAGGACGCCCAGGAGTTCCGCCGGCCCGACTGA
- a CDS encoding AbrB/MazE/SpoVT family DNA-binding domain-containing protein, which produces MRITSKGQVTIPQQVRRELGLEPGDEVEIVVRDGVATIVPAQGPSGRGRRIVDALLGRGDVELSTDEIMALTRGE; this is translated from the coding sequence GTGCGCATCACGAGCAAGGGCCAGGTGACGATTCCCCAGCAGGTCCGCCGCGAGCTCGGCCTCGAACCGGGGGACGAGGTGGAGATCGTCGTACGGGACGGCGTCGCGACGATCGTGCCCGCCCAGGGACCGTCCGGGCGTGGACGGCGGATCGTGGACGCTCTCCTCGGCCGCGGGGACGTCGAGCTGTCCACCGACGAGATCATGGCGCTCACCCGCGGTGAGTGA
- the dnaE gene encoding DNA polymerase III subunit alpha: MAASSTDSFVHLHTHTEFSMLDGAARLDDLFKEAARMEMPALAMTDHGNVYGAYEFWRKANANGVKPIIGMEGYLSPGSRHERKRATLGGQQVSDDNPGEMYTHMTLLAENTEGMHNLFRLSSLASLEGYYYKPRMDRELLETYGKGIIATTGCPSGEVQRLLQQGRFDDACQAASDYRDIFGKDNFFCELMDHGIAIEKQVQKDLFELKKKLDLPGLATNDLHYTYAEDARPHEVLLCVQTGKTLADPGRFKFDAQDFYLKSAAEMRAQWDPQFPEACDNTLLVAERVDVTFTEGQDLMPRAPVPEGETEESWLVKEVERGLHMRFPNGITERYRKQAEYEVGVIIQMGFPGYFLVVADLIQHAKSVGIRCGPGRGSAAGSLVAYVLGITDLDPIEHKLIFERFLNPERISMPDIDMDFDERRRGEMIRYTTEKYGEDRIAQIITYSTIKAKAAIKDSARVLYGQPGYAVADRISKAMPPAVMGKDIPLSGVFDPSHKRYSEATEVRALYEADPQVKEIIDTARGLEGLKRQWGVHAAGVIMSSKPLIDVIPIQRREADGAIITQFDMGACETLGLLKMDFLGLRNLTIIDDALENIELNGKPKLEIESVPLDDPKTYELLGRGDTLGVFQLDGGPMRDLLRRMAPTEFDDISAVGALYRPGPMGANAHNDYADRKNGRQEVTPIHPELAEPLKDILGETYGLIVYQEQVMAIAQKLAGYTLGKADLLRRAMGKKKKEILDKEYEGFAQGMKDHGYSAAAVKTLWDILLPFSDYAFNRAHSAAYGLVSYWTAYLKANYPAEYMAAVLTSVRDDKDKAAVYLAECRRMGITVLPPDVNDSVRNFAPVGADIRFGLGGIRNVGENVVDAIVAARKEKGTYTDFSDFLRKVDAVVCNKKVIESLIKAGAFDSLGHPRKGLLLVHADAIDAVMTTKKAASMGQFDLFGSMDGSGPSELDAVFDVKVPDDEWDKKHRLAVEREMLGLYVSGHPLQGLEQVLLSKSDMSISAILEGASDGRIADGHQVTIGGILTGVNRRVNKNGEPWASAQLEDLAGGIEVLFFPRTYQVVGVDVAEDAIVLVKARVNKRDDRVSLIVADLAVPDLSAGAGGAGAPVKVSIRTELVTPQRVSKLKEVLSHHPGTSEVHLNLVYGSKTTTWKLDDGLKVTHSSALMGDLKALLGPGCLG; this comes from the coding sequence ATGGCGGCCAGCAGCACCGACAGCTTCGTGCACCTGCACACCCACACCGAGTTCTCGATGCTCGACGGGGCGGCGCGGCTGGACGACCTGTTCAAAGAGGCCGCGCGGATGGAGATGCCGGCCCTGGCCATGACCGACCACGGCAACGTGTACGGGGCCTACGAGTTCTGGCGCAAGGCCAACGCCAACGGCGTCAAGCCGATCATCGGGATGGAGGGCTACCTCTCGCCGGGCTCCCGGCACGAGCGCAAGCGCGCCACGCTGGGTGGCCAGCAGGTCAGCGACGACAACCCGGGTGAGATGTACACCCACATGACGCTGCTGGCCGAGAACACCGAGGGGATGCACAACCTCTTCCGGCTCTCGTCGCTGGCCTCGCTCGAGGGCTACTACTACAAGCCCCGCATGGACCGGGAGCTGCTGGAGACCTACGGCAAGGGGATCATCGCCACCACCGGTTGCCCGTCCGGTGAGGTGCAGCGGCTGCTGCAGCAGGGCCGCTTCGACGACGCCTGCCAGGCGGCGAGCGACTACCGCGACATCTTCGGCAAGGACAACTTCTTCTGCGAGCTGATGGACCACGGCATCGCGATCGAGAAGCAGGTCCAGAAGGACCTCTTCGAGCTCAAGAAGAAGCTCGACCTGCCGGGGCTGGCCACCAACGACCTGCACTACACCTACGCCGAGGACGCCCGGCCGCACGAGGTGCTGCTGTGCGTGCAGACCGGCAAGACCCTCGCCGACCCCGGCCGGTTCAAGTTCGACGCGCAGGACTTCTACCTCAAGTCGGCCGCCGAGATGCGCGCCCAGTGGGACCCGCAGTTCCCCGAGGCCTGCGACAACACGCTGCTGGTCGCCGAGCGGGTCGACGTCACGTTCACCGAGGGCCAGGACCTCATGCCGCGCGCCCCCGTCCCCGAGGGGGAGACGGAGGAGAGCTGGCTGGTCAAGGAGGTCGAGCGCGGCCTCCACATGCGGTTCCCGAACGGCATCACCGAGCGGTACCGCAAGCAGGCCGAGTACGAGGTCGGCGTCATCATCCAGATGGGCTTCCCCGGCTACTTCCTCGTGGTGGCCGACCTCATCCAGCACGCCAAGTCCGTCGGCATCCGGTGCGGCCCCGGCCGTGGCTCGGCGGCAGGCTCCCTGGTCGCGTACGTACTCGGGATCACCGACCTCGACCCGATCGAGCACAAGCTGATCTTCGAGCGGTTCCTCAACCCCGAGCGCATCTCGATGCCCGACATCGACATGGACTTCGACGAACGTCGGCGCGGCGAGATGATCCGCTACACGACGGAGAAGTACGGCGAGGACCGGATCGCGCAGATCATCACCTACTCCACGATCAAGGCGAAGGCCGCGATCAAGGACTCGGCGCGGGTGCTCTACGGCCAGCCGGGCTACGCGGTGGCCGACCGCATCTCGAAGGCGATGCCGCCGGCCGTCATGGGCAAGGACATCCCGCTCTCGGGCGTCTTCGACCCGTCCCACAAGCGCTACTCGGAGGCCACCGAGGTCCGGGCGCTCTACGAGGCCGACCCGCAGGTCAAGGAGATCATCGACACCGCGCGGGGCCTGGAGGGCCTCAAGCGGCAGTGGGGCGTGCACGCGGCCGGCGTGATCATGTCGAGCAAGCCGCTGATCGACGTCATCCCGATCCAGCGCCGCGAGGCCGACGGCGCCATCATCACGCAGTTCGACATGGGCGCCTGCGAGACGCTCGGGCTGCTGAAGATGGACTTCCTCGGCCTGCGCAACCTCACGATCATCGACGACGCGCTGGAGAACATCGAGCTCAACGGCAAGCCGAAGCTCGAGATCGAGTCCGTCCCGCTCGACGACCCGAAGACCTACGAGCTGCTCGGCCGCGGCGACACGCTCGGGGTGTTCCAGCTGGACGGCGGGCCGATGCGCGACCTGCTGCGGCGCATGGCCCCCACCGAGTTCGACGACATCTCCGCCGTCGGCGCGCTGTACCGGCCGGGCCCGATGGGCGCCAACGCCCACAACGACTACGCCGACCGCAAGAACGGCCGGCAAGAGGTCACTCCGATCCACCCGGAGCTGGCCGAACCGCTCAAGGACATCCTCGGCGAGACCTACGGCCTGATCGTCTACCAGGAACAGGTCATGGCGATCGCCCAGAAGCTCGCGGGCTACACGCTCGGCAAGGCCGACCTGCTGCGCCGCGCCATGGGCAAGAAGAAGAAGGAGATCCTCGACAAGGAGTACGAGGGTTTCGCCCAGGGCATGAAGGACCACGGCTACTCGGCCGCCGCGGTCAAGACGCTGTGGGACATCCTGCTGCCGTTCTCCGACTACGCGTTCAACCGCGCCCACTCGGCGGCGTACGGGCTGGTCTCGTACTGGACCGCCTACCTCAAGGCCAACTACCCGGCCGAGTACATGGCCGCGGTGCTCACGTCCGTCCGCGACGACAAGGACAAGGCCGCCGTCTACCTGGCCGAGTGCCGGCGGATGGGCATCACCGTGCTGCCGCCGGACGTCAACGACTCGGTGCGCAACTTCGCGCCGGTCGGCGCCGACATCCGGTTCGGCCTGGGCGGCATCCGCAACGTCGGCGAGAACGTCGTCGACGCCATCGTCGCGGCGCGGAAGGAGAAGGGGACCTACACCGACTTCTCCGATTTCCTGCGCAAGGTCGACGCGGTCGTCTGCAACAAGAAGGTCATCGAGTCGCTGATCAAGGCCGGGGCGTTCGACTCGCTCGGTCACCCGCGCAAGGGCCTGCTGCTGGTGCACGCCGACGCCATCGACGCGGTGATGACCACCAAGAAGGCCGCCTCGATGGGGCAGTTCGACCTGTTCGGGTCGATGGACGGCTCGGGTCCGTCGGAGCTCGACGCCGTGTTCGACGTGAAGGTGCCCGACGACGAGTGGGACAAGAAGCACCGGTTGGCCGTCGAGCGGGAGATGTTGGGGCTCTACGTGTCCGGCCACCCGCTGCAGGGGCTGGAGCAGGTGCTGCTGTCCAAGTCCGACATGTCGATCTCGGCGATCCTGGAAGGTGCCTCCGACGGCCGCATCGCCGACGGCCACCAGGTCACGATCGGCGGCATCCTCACCGGCGTGAACCGGCGGGTGAACAAGAACGGCGAGCCGTGGGCGTCGGCGCAGCTGGAGGACCTCGCCGGTGGCATCGAGGTGCTGTTCTTCCCGCGCACCTACCAGGTGGTCGGCGTCGACGTGGCCGAGGACGCGATCGTGCTGGTCAAGGCGAGGGTCAACAAGCGCGACGACCGCGTCTCGCTGATCGTGGCCGACCTCGCGGTCCCCGACCTCTCGGCGGGCGCCGGGGGCGCGGGTGCCCCGGTGAAGGTCAGCATCCGCACCGAGCTGGTCACCCCGCAGCGGGTGTCGAAGCTCAAGGAGGTCCTCTCGCACCACCCGGGCACGTCCGAGGTGCACCTCAACCTCGTCTACGGCAGCAAGACCACCACGTGGAAGCTCGACGACGGGCTCAAGGTCACCCACTCGTCGGCGCTGATGGGCGACCTCAAGGCACTGCTGGGGCCGGGCTGCCTGGGCTGA
- a CDS encoding alpha/beta fold hydrolase: protein MAPDTSPYTDLVARVPVRAESLELRGGRTQLWVYGPDDAPHRIVFVHGLRGDHHGLEPIVAHLEGAQVVVPDLPGFGASPPLPSDRHDIDGYAAWTRDLLAAVAPAGDAVLAGHSFGSIIAAAAVARGAAVRGLVLVNPIAASALAGPRRFLTGLTVAYHRLAEALPENAGTWLLRHPLMTRIASVAMATTPDAGLRRWIHAEHDRYFSTFADRRTLLEAFHASVRHDVAESAAGVGVPTLLVAAERDDIGPLPAQRALAALFADARLAVVPATGHLAHYEAPAAVAREIASFLAALRPA, encoded by the coding sequence ATGGCCCCCGACACCTCCCCCTACACCGACCTCGTCGCGCGGGTTCCCGTCCGTGCCGAGTCGCTCGAGCTGCGGGGCGGGCGCACGCAGCTGTGGGTCTACGGGCCGGACGACGCCCCGCACCGGATCGTGTTCGTCCACGGCCTGCGGGGGGACCACCACGGCCTCGAGCCGATCGTCGCCCACCTCGAAGGCGCGCAGGTCGTCGTGCCCGACCTGCCCGGGTTCGGGGCGTCGCCGCCGCTGCCATCGGACCGGCACGACATCGACGGCTACGCCGCCTGGACGCGCGACCTGCTCGCCGCCGTCGCACCGGCGGGCGACGCCGTGCTCGCCGGCCACTCGTTCGGCTCGATCATCGCGGCCGCCGCGGTCGCCCGCGGCGCTGCCGTTCGAGGCCTCGTGCTCGTCAACCCGATCGCGGCGTCGGCGCTGGCCGGGCCACGCCGGTTCCTGACCGGGCTCACGGTGGCCTACCACCGCCTCGCCGAGGCACTCCCCGAGAACGCCGGCACGTGGCTGCTGCGCCATCCCCTCATGACGCGGATCGCGAGCGTCGCCATGGCCACCACCCCCGACGCGGGGCTGCGCCGCTGGATCCACGCGGAGCACGACCGGTACTTCTCCACGTTCGCCGACCGGCGCACGCTCCTGGAGGCGTTCCACGCGTCGGTGCGCCACGACGTCGCGGAGTCGGCGGCAGGGGTGGGCGTGCCGACGCTCCTCGTGGCGGCCGAGCGCGACGACATCGGCCCGCTACCCGCCCAGCGCGCGCTGGCCGCGCTGTTCGCCGACGCCCGGCTCGCCGTGGTGCCCGCCACCGGGCACCTGGCCCACTACGAGGCGCCGGCTGCCGTTGCCCGGGAGATCGCGTCGTTCCTCGCCGCGTTGCGGCCGGCATGA